A genomic window from Onychostoma macrolepis isolate SWU-2019 chromosome 22, ASM1243209v1, whole genome shotgun sequence includes:
- the LOC131530704 gene encoding mast cell protease 1A-like has translation MMTIISLLLLVSLLPHLTFTAHVNVGIVNGTKAKPHSRPYMVSLQIFGKHICGGFLISDEFVMTAAHCWKGYPNILTVVVGAHDLRNSKNSYRIEVKSYIPHPHFTSCSLQNDIMLLRLQEKIKLDNNVTWISLPKEGDVDGDILCSVAGWGQWKTKGPLSRYLMEANTTTINHVECQHKWGSKYLASQMICAHGDGGSCIGDSGGPLVCGDTAVGVTSFAYRKSCNSAEHPNVYTKISAYLPWIHQIIRNIK, from the exons ATGATGACCATCATCTCTCTGCTCCTGCTGGTCTCTCTGCTGCCACACCTGACCTTCACTG CTCATGTGAATGTGGGTATAGTGAACGGCACAAAAGCAAAACCCCACTCCAGACCTTACATGGTTTCTCTTCAGATTTTTGGGAAACACATCTGTGGTGGATTCCTCATCTCTGATGAGTTTGTTATGACTGCTGCACATTGCTGGAAAGG ATATCCAAATATTCTGACGGTTGTGGTTGGTGCTCATGACTTAAGGAACAGTAAGAATTCATACCGCATTGAAGTGAAGTCCTACATCCCACATCCACACTTTACATCCTGTTCACTTCAGAATGATATCATGCTTTTGAGG CTACAGGAAAAGATCAAACTAGACAACAATGTTACATGGATATCATTACCAAAGGAAGGAGATGTTGATGGAGATATTCTCTGTAGTGTTGCGGGCTGGGGACAATGGAAGACTAAGGGCCCATTGAGTAGGTATCTTATGGAAGCAAACACGACTACAATAAACCATGTAGAATGTCAACATAAATGGGGATCCAAGTACTTGGCCTCGCAGATGATCTGTGCACATGGTGATGGAGGATCCTGCATA GGAGATTCAGGAGGTCCTTTGGTTTGTGGAGACACTGCAGTTGGTGTCACATCTTTTGCGTACCGTAAAAGCTGCAATTCAGCTGAGCATCCTAATGTCTACACTAAGATTTCAGCATATCTTCCATGGATTCACCaaattattagaaatattaagtga
- the LOC131530808 gene encoding LOW QUALITY PROTEIN: granzyme B(G,H)-like (The sequence of the model RefSeq protein was modified relative to this genomic sequence to represent the inferred CDS: inserted 1 base in 1 codon), producing the protein MTIISLLLLASLLPHLTFTARVNVGIVNGQETTPHSRPYMVSLQEDKEHVCGGFLISDEFVLTAAHCQNKKKKLTVVVGAHNLKNENEGSVRIGVKSYRXHPDYCSDSHRNDIMLLRLEKKVKQSKTVNMISLIKNKKDTESGTVCSVAGWGLRTNGSASDCLMEAKVKVKNNTECERRWEGIYSVSKMMCAYSHGGSCDGDSGGPLVCGDTAVGVTSFGYKLSCIALKKPNVYTKISAYIPWIHQIIRNVK; encoded by the exons ATGACCATCATCTCTCTGCTCCTGCTGGCCTCTCTGCTGCCACACCTGACCTTCACTG CTCGTGTGAATGTGGGTATAGTGAACGGCCAGGAAACAACACCCCACTCCAGACCTTACATGGTTTCTCTTCAGGAGGACAAGGAACATGTCTGCGGTGGATTTCTCATCTCTGATGAGTTTGTCTTGACTGCTGCACATTGCCAAAACAA aaaaaagaaactgaCAGTTGTGGTTGGTGCACATAACCTGAAAAATGAGAATGAGGGGTCTGTCCGCATTGGAGTGAAGTCCTACC AGCATCCAGACTATTGCAGTGATTCGCACCGGAATGACATTATGCTTTTGAgg ctagagaaaaaagtcaaacaaagtaaaactgttaacatgatctcattaataaaaaataaaaaagacactgAATCAGGCACTGTCTGTAGTGTTGCTGGCTGGGGACTGCGGACTAATGGCTCTGCGAGCGATTGCCTAATGGAGGCAAAAGTGAAGGTAAAGAATAACACAGAATGTGAAAGAAGATGGGAAGGGATCTACTCAGTCTCAAAGATGATGTGTGCATATAGCCATGGTGGATCTTGCGAC GGAGATTCTGGGGGTCCTTTGGTTTGTGGAGACACTGCAGTGGGTGTCACATCTTTTGGATATAAATTAAGCTGTATTGCACTTAAGAAACCTAATGTGTATACTAAAATTTCAGCATATATTCCATGGATCCACCAAATCATTAGAAATGTTAAGTAA
- the LOC131531010 gene encoding LOW QUALITY PROTEIN: granzyme A-like (The sequence of the model RefSeq protein was modified relative to this genomic sequence to represent the inferred CDS: inserted 2 bases in 1 codon) translates to MSVFELQLQEKVKLNHYVNWISLPKKGEDVEVNTLCSVAGWGRLWTDGPLSSRLMEANVCLMNDKECYERWGDNYYTVSQMMCXHGGFCNVHSGGPLVCGDTAVGVVSFRLIDLCNSPEYPNVYTKISAYLPWIHQIIRNLK, encoded by the exons ATGAG TGTTTTTGAATTACAGCTACAGGAAAAGGTCAAACTAAACCACTATGTAAACTGGATATCATTACCAAAGAAAGGAGAAGATGTCGAGGTGAATACTCTCTGTAGTGTCGCCGGCTGGGGAAGACTGTGGACTGATGGCCCATTGAGCAGTCGTCTAATGGAGGCAAACGTGTGTTTAATGAATGACAAAGAATGTTACGAGAGGTGGGGAGATAATTACTACACAGTCTCACAGATGATGTG ACATGGTGGATTCTGCAATGTAC ATTCTGGGGGTCCTTTGGTTTGTGGAGACACTGCAGTTGGCGTCGTATCATTTCGTCTCATCGATCTCTGCAATTCACCTGAGTATCCTAATGTGTACACTAAGATTTCAGCATATCTTCCATGGATTCACCAAATCATTAGAAATCTTAAGTGA